The Geotalea uraniireducens Rf4 genome window below encodes:
- a CDS encoding HD-GYP domain-containing protein, whose protein sequence is MSKDRYWRAISIDSISPECFPNVALYLRSGGNYVLYKDPDRMFTIEDHLRLERSRTEFLYVRSGDMDILNEFMENNLTEMLARNDLSSTAKGRILYQTSVNCVIDMFESPETAANLLRCRNMVQHIMQHVATDSHALESLKTVISHNFYIFAHAVQVAALSLLVHEKLFELAPDEMVDVGIGSLIHDYGMTFISSDVLEKNDALSGIEYYIVKQHTQKGYEYLKRCGNYSGVVLNIVRYHHERYDGNGYPTGLKGGDIPRSGQVTAICDVYSALIMDRAHRKARSHADAIKVMREDSKNGAFNPDLFEHFVAIINERQPA, encoded by the coding sequence ATGAGCAAAGACCGTTACTGGCGGGCGATAAGCATCGACAGTATCTCCCCTGAATGTTTCCCCAACGTGGCCCTCTATCTCAGGAGCGGCGGCAATTACGTGCTCTACAAAGATCCTGACAGGATGTTCACGATAGAGGACCATCTCCGTCTGGAGAGAAGTCGTACGGAGTTTCTCTATGTCCGGAGCGGCGACATGGATATTCTTAACGAATTCATGGAGAACAACTTGACGGAAATGCTCGCCAGAAACGATCTCAGCAGCACCGCCAAGGGCCGGATACTTTATCAGACATCGGTGAACTGCGTGATCGACATGTTCGAATCACCGGAAACAGCCGCCAATCTGCTGCGATGCCGCAACATGGTTCAGCATATCATGCAACATGTAGCTACGGATTCTCATGCCCTGGAATCACTCAAAACGGTAATAAGCCACAACTTCTATATCTTTGCCCATGCAGTCCAGGTAGCTGCCCTTTCCCTGCTGGTTCATGAAAAGCTGTTTGAACTGGCCCCTGACGAGATGGTCGATGTGGGAATCGGTTCTCTTATTCACGATTACGGCATGACCTTCATCTCCAGCGACGTTCTCGAAAAGAACGACGCCCTCTCCGGTATCGAATATTACATCGTCAAGCAACACACCCAGAAAGGCTATGAGTATTTGAAGCGCTGCGGAAATTATAGCGGGGTTGTGCTCAATATTGTCCGTTACCATCATGAAAGATACGACGGAAACGGCTATCCAACCGGGCTGAAGGGTGGTGATATCCCGCGAAGCGGACAAGTGACGGCGATTTGCGACGTTTACAGCGCCTTGATCATGGACCGGGCGCACCGCAAGGCGCGTTCGCATGCCGATGCAATCAAGGTCATGCGCGAGGATTCCAAAAACGGGGCCTTCAACCCGGATTTGTTCGAACATTTTGTGGCGATAATCAACGAGAGGCAGCCTGCTTAA
- a CDS encoding alpha/beta hydrolase has translation MQLINTKSVVIPISQSSLEKNTNGKLYGSGRTAIIFSNMDTNDQSEWLPIVNELISEKHMILTYDYLQHMDDQSRTLEDAISFVKTSGAKRIVLIGASRGGVASIKVAARSIDNDCIVGVVALSAPISYEGFVFYNNDELCKIRIPKLLINSESDDGADDTRKMHEIFIEPKETIFFPGDAHGTELFAKERESLVGKLKDFIESVSVN, from the coding sequence ATGCAATTAATCAACACAAAATCAGTCGTCATTCCAATTTCACAATCATCTTTAGAAAAGAATACCAATGGCAAACTTTATGGTTCAGGCCGTACGGCAATTATATTTTCAAATATGGATACCAATGATCAAAGTGAATGGCTTCCGATAGTTAATGAACTAATTTCGGAAAAACATATGATCCTTACATATGATTATCTTCAGCATATGGATGATCAATCGAGAACACTAGAAGATGCGATTTCATTTGTTAAGACTTCAGGGGCAAAGAGAATCGTCCTAATTGGTGCGAGCAGAGGTGGTGTTGCATCCATAAAAGTCGCAGCAAGATCGATTGATAACGACTGTATAGTTGGTGTTGTCGCTCTTTCTGCTCCTATCAGTTATGAAGGATTCGTCTTTTATAATAATGATGAATTGTGCAAAATAAGAATACCAAAATTACTAATAAATTCTGAATCTGATGATGGGGCAGACGATACACGTAAAATGCATGAAATATTTATTGAGCCAAAAGAAACAATATTTTTTCCGGGAGATGCTCACGGGACAGAACTTTTTGCCAAAGAACGAGAATCATTAGTTGGAAAACTAAAAGACTTCATAGAGTCCGTGTCAGTAAATTGA
- the adeC gene encoding AdeC/AdeK/OprM family multidrug efflux complex outer membrane factor — protein sequence MIRTTVIVAVLAGALAGCATMAPKYTRPEPPVPAAWPSGPAYKDVAGKPADMAVADIPWAEFFLDPQLRKVVALSLDNNRDLRVAALNIERSRAQYQIQRSDLFPKVDASAAGSVQRVPADLSGSGQAMIRHQYNVGLGVSSYELDLFGRVRSLKDQALEQYLATEQARRSVQISLVAEVAGNWLALAADRERLQLAKETLVSQQASYQLVKSRVEAGVSSALDLHQAQTSVDTARVDIARYTTFVAQDENALNLVVGSPVPAELLPAALSETLTALKDVAPGLPSDVLLRRPDILQAEGFLKGANANIGAARAAFFPRITLTSSVGVGSDGLSGLFKGGAFAWSFAPQITLPIFDAGSRQANLKVAEVDRDIAVAQYEKSIQTAFREVADALAQRGTIDDQLAAQQSLTDATGESYNLSQARYEKGVDSYLNVLDSQRSLYGAQQNMISVRLARLNNLATLYKVLGGGS from the coding sequence ATGATCCGTACTACAGTTATCGTTGCCGTTCTGGCCGGCGCCCTCGCCGGCTGTGCGACCATGGCCCCGAAATACACCCGCCCCGAGCCGCCCGTCCCCGCTGCCTGGCCGAGCGGCCCCGCATACAAGGACGTTGCGGGGAAACCGGCTGACATGGCAGTGGCCGACATTCCCTGGGCTGAGTTTTTCCTCGACCCGCAGCTGCGCAAGGTGGTCGCCCTGTCACTGGACAACAACCGCGATCTGCGCGTTGCCGCCCTGAATATCGAGAGATCCCGGGCACAGTACCAGATCCAGCGTTCCGACCTCTTCCCGAAGGTCGATGCCTCCGCCGCCGGCAGCGTCCAGAGGGTGCCGGCGGACCTCTCAGGTAGCGGCCAGGCAATGATCCGCCACCAGTACAACGTCGGCCTCGGCGTCAGTTCTTACGAGCTGGATCTCTTCGGCCGGGTGCGGAGCCTCAAGGACCAGGCCCTGGAGCAGTACCTCGCCACCGAGCAGGCCCGGCGCAGCGTCCAGATCAGCCTGGTGGCCGAGGTGGCCGGTAATTGGCTCGCCCTGGCCGCCGACCGGGAGCGGTTACAGCTCGCCAAAGAGACCCTGGTGAGTCAACAGGCATCCTACCAGCTTGTCAAGAGCCGCGTCGAGGCGGGTGTCTCCTCCGCCCTCGACCTCCATCAGGCCCAGACCAGCGTAGATACGGCGCGGGTCGACATTGCCCGCTACACCACCTTCGTGGCCCAGGACGAGAACGCCCTGAACCTGGTGGTCGGCTCCCCAGTTCCGGCCGAGCTACTTCCCGCAGCCCTCTCCGAAACGCTCACCGCACTAAAGGATGTCGCGCCCGGCCTTCCGTCGGACGTATTGCTCCGCCGCCCCGACATTCTCCAGGCCGAAGGCTTCCTCAAAGGTGCAAACGCCAACATCGGCGCGGCACGGGCGGCGTTCTTCCCGCGCATCACCCTGACCTCCTCAGTGGGCGTCGGGAGCGACGGCCTATCCGGGCTATTCAAGGGGGGGGCCTTTGCCTGGAGCTTCGCGCCGCAGATAACACTTCCCATCTTCGACGCCGGCAGCAGACAGGCCAACCTGAAGGTGGCGGAAGTGGATCGTGATATCGCCGTGGCCCAATACGAGAAGTCCATCCAGACCGCTTTCCGGGAAGTGGCTGACGCCCTCGCCCAGCGGGGGACCATCGACGACCAGCTTGCGGCGCAGCAGTCCCTTACCGACGCCACGGGCGAGAGCTACAACCTCTCCCAGGCGCGCTACGAAAAAGGGGTGGACAGCTACCTGAACGTCCTCGACTCCCAGCGTTCCCTCTACGGTGCCCAGCAGAACATGATCAGCGTCCGTCTTGCCCGCCTCAACAATCTGGCGACCCTCTACAAGGTGCTGGGCGGAGGAAGCTGA
- a CDS encoding PQQ-dependent sugar dehydrogenase: MRLHTALWILLTLPLCLAAASGCSAARPLATDITLPAGFSIAVYAGNVSGARSMALGAKGTLFVGTRDEGKVYAVIDRNGDHKADEVITIASGLRMPNGVACRNGSLYVAEVSRVLRYDNIEERLKNPPRPVTVNASFPDKSHHGWKFIRFGPDGKLYVPVGAPCNVCEEKDPRFATIMRMDPDGSHLEIFAGGVRNTVGFDWHPRTGELWFTDNGRDWLGDDLPPDELNRAPRAGLHFGFPYWHGHNIPDPEFGEKRSRDQIVPPEKELGSHVASLGMRFYTGTMFPESYRNQIFIAEHGSWNRSERIGYRITLVRLKENRAVSYETFAEGWLRNGKVRGRPVDLQVMPDGSMLVSDDNAGAIYRISYRK, translated from the coding sequence ATGCGTCTTCACACGGCCCTCTGGATTCTGCTGACACTGCCGCTCTGTCTGGCAGCCGCTTCAGGCTGCAGCGCAGCCCGGCCATTGGCGACCGACATCACACTGCCGGCGGGCTTCAGCATCGCCGTCTATGCCGGCAACGTGTCGGGTGCCCGCTCCATGGCCCTCGGCGCCAAAGGCACCCTGTTTGTCGGGACCCGCGACGAAGGAAAGGTGTATGCCGTCATCGACCGCAATGGCGACCACAAAGCCGATGAGGTGATCACCATTGCCAGCGGGCTGCGGATGCCCAACGGCGTGGCCTGCCGCAACGGTTCCCTGTACGTGGCCGAAGTCAGCCGGGTGCTGCGTTACGACAACATCGAAGAGCGGCTGAAAAATCCCCCCCGGCCCGTAACCGTCAATGCCTCCTTTCCGGACAAGAGCCACCACGGCTGGAAGTTCATCCGCTTCGGTCCGGACGGCAAGCTCTATGTCCCGGTGGGGGCCCCCTGCAACGTCTGCGAAGAGAAGGACCCGCGCTTCGCCACGATCATGCGCATGGATCCGGACGGCAGCCATCTGGAGATATTCGCCGGCGGGGTGCGCAATACGGTCGGTTTCGACTGGCATCCCCGGACCGGGGAACTCTGGTTCACCGACAACGGCCGCGACTGGCTGGGGGACGACCTGCCGCCTGACGAGCTCAATCGTGCCCCGCGGGCCGGACTCCATTTCGGTTTCCCCTACTGGCACGGGCATAACATCCCCGATCCTGAATTCGGCGAGAAGCGCAGCCGGGACCAGATCGTCCCACCGGAGAAGGAGCTGGGCTCCCATGTGGCCTCACTCGGCATGCGCTTCTATACCGGCACCATGTTCCCCGAGAGTTACCGCAACCAGATCTTCATCGCCGAGCACGGCTCATGGAACCGCAGCGAGCGCATCGGTTACCGGATAACCCTGGTCCGTCTCAAGGAGAACCGGGCCGTTTCCTACGAGACCTTTGCCGAGGGGTGGCTGCGTAACGGCAAGGTCAGGGGGCGACCGGTCGATCTGCAGGTCATGCCCGACGGCAGTATGCTCGTTTCGGATGACAACGCCGGCGCCATCTACCGGATCAGCTACCGGAAATGA
- a CDS encoding acyl-CoA carboxylase subunit beta produces MSRKAILPVLKNPLKAPSKIEFNIPGEISRATGGYEEAMQEGYDLIRRPIKSVSIDQIEKQHFKKRMTVWERIKVLTEQEPNILFQNWGKNLDGASLVTGIININGRDVAVYGHDFTVRAGSMDATNGKKLARLFEMAGENGIPLIGMNDSAGAYVPAGVGGLDGYAEAFTALRKISGVVPSIMCMFGFNAGGGSYLPRQGSFVIQPKDTFFGLTGPGVVKSVLGEDITPEELGGPMVHGQSGVADLTVEDEVAALRTALQLLNYLPDNNGVLAPFQETSDPLDRKTWEINTLLKKAFNSPTGFNTPFDVSIIIQQICDHGDYFEMQRDRARNVITAFGRLGGNVIGFVANNSAVDSGQIDCDAAYKVARFNRFCNIYNIPMIFMEDTTGFLPGREQEARGIVQAGRAMLDSIVDIRTPRILLILRNAYGGAYASYNNYPTGANLVLALPTTRLAVMGPAGKEFVYKDELRKLRNAVVERIKLGIRERLEAGAAEDAARNDAEMEAAEWLKSQESALNLRYEKELMNPREALSLGSISSLVMPTDLRKVLGENMNFFLRHYKAGPLQAVHREFY; encoded by the coding sequence ATGTCCCGGAAAGCGATTTTACCCGTACTGAAAAATCCTTTGAAGGCACCCAGTAAGATCGAATTCAACATCCCTGGCGAGATCTCCCGCGCAACAGGGGGGTACGAAGAGGCGATGCAGGAAGGGTACGACCTGATACGGCGCCCGATAAAATCGGTCAGCATCGATCAGATCGAGAAACAGCACTTCAAGAAACGTATGACCGTCTGGGAAAGGATCAAGGTCCTCACGGAGCAGGAGCCCAACATCCTGTTTCAGAACTGGGGAAAAAACCTCGATGGCGCGTCGCTGGTCACCGGCATCATCAACATCAACGGTCGTGATGTGGCCGTGTACGGACACGACTTTACCGTGCGCGCCGGCTCCATGGATGCCACCAACGGCAAAAAGCTGGCCCGCCTGTTCGAGATGGCCGGAGAAAACGGGATTCCCCTGATCGGCATGAACGACAGCGCCGGCGCCTATGTGCCGGCCGGCGTCGGCGGTCTTGACGGCTATGCAGAGGCTTTCACCGCGTTGCGCAAGATCAGCGGCGTTGTCCCCAGCATCATGTGCATGTTCGGCTTCAATGCCGGCGGTGGCAGCTACCTCCCCCGCCAGGGGAGCTTCGTCATCCAGCCCAAGGACACCTTCTTCGGTCTTACCGGTCCCGGTGTCGTCAAGTCGGTGCTGGGTGAGGACATTACCCCCGAGGAGTTGGGCGGACCAATGGTCCATGGCCAGTCGGGCGTTGCCGACCTCACCGTCGAGGACGAGGTTGCCGCCCTGAGAACCGCCCTCCAGTTGCTCAACTACCTGCCCGACAACAACGGTGTCCTGGCGCCATTTCAGGAGACGAGCGATCCCCTCGACAGGAAGACGTGGGAGATCAACACCCTGCTCAAGAAGGCCTTCAACTCACCCACCGGATTCAATACCCCCTTCGATGTGTCGATCATCATTCAGCAGATCTGCGATCATGGCGATTATTTCGAAATGCAACGGGATCGCGCCCGGAATGTCATTACCGCCTTCGGCCGCCTGGGTGGCAATGTCATAGGCTTTGTCGCCAACAACAGCGCGGTCGACTCCGGTCAGATCGATTGCGATGCGGCCTACAAGGTCGCCCGCTTCAATCGCTTCTGCAATATTTACAACATCCCGATGATCTTCATGGAAGACACCACCGGCTTCCTGCCGGGGCGCGAACAGGAGGCCCGCGGTATCGTCCAGGCCGGTCGTGCCATGCTTGACTCCATCGTCGACATCAGGACCCCCCGCATCCTGCTGATCCTTCGCAATGCCTACGGCGGGGCCTATGCCTCCTACAACAACTACCCGACCGGCGCCAATCTGGTCCTGGCCCTGCCGACAACCCGTCTGGCGGTTATGGGCCCAGCCGGAAAGGAGTTCGTCTACAAGGATGAGCTCCGCAAGCTGCGCAACGCTGTCGTCGAACGCATAAAACTGGGCATTCGGGAGCGCCTGGAGGCGGGTGCCGCTGAAGACGCTGCCAGAAACGATGCGGAAATGGAGGCCGCCGAGTGGCTGAAGAGTCAGGAAAGCGCTCTTAATCTACGCTATGAAAAGGAGTTGATGAATCCCAGGGAGGCTCTAAGCCTCGGGTCGATCTCCTCCCTGGTCATGCCTACCGATTTGCGCAAGGTTCTGGGGGAGAATATGAATTTCTTCCTCAGGCATTACAAGGCTGGACCGTTACAAGCCGTGCATCGTGAGTTTTATTGA
- a CDS encoding AbrB/MazE/SpoVT family DNA-binding domain-containing protein: MLSTVTSKGQVTIPKEIRDLLHIRSNDKVDFVLDGDRVLLVPVKTLLDLRGAVRARGKGDFSEERARAKTAVAKRVREEMK; encoded by the coding sequence ATGCTGTCAACGGTTACATCCAAAGGACAGGTCACCATTCCGAAAGAAATTCGCGACCTCCTCCACATCCGCTCGAACGACAAGGTAGATTTTGTTCTGGATGGGGACAGGGTGCTGCTGGTGCCGGTCAAGACACTTCTGGATCTGCGCGGCGCCGTTCGGGCCAGAGGGAAAGGCGATTTTTCCGAGGAACGGGCGCGGGCCAAGACTGCCGTAGCGAAGCGGGTACGTGAGGAGATGAAATGA
- a CDS encoding PIN domain-containing protein has translation MTTCFVDTNLFIRYLTNDDPAKAERVERLLKEAAAGKVRLVTAEMVIAEVVWVLESSYDLKSAEIAPLIRAILATSGLDVLNAPLVARALEHYESKNIDFIDGYIAAVMEKQGITELYSFDRKHISRIQAISRKEP, from the coding sequence ATGACGACGTGTTTTGTCGATACCAACCTCTTTATCCGTTATCTGACCAACGACGATCCGGCAAAGGCCGAACGGGTAGAGCGTCTTCTCAAGGAGGCTGCCGCGGGGAAGGTGCGGCTGGTGACTGCGGAAATGGTGATTGCGGAGGTTGTCTGGGTGCTTGAATCGTCCTATGATCTGAAAAGCGCCGAGATTGCCCCGCTGATAAGGGCCATCCTTGCCACGTCCGGGCTTGACGTGCTCAATGCTCCGCTGGTAGCGCGGGCGCTGGAGCATTACGAGTCGAAAAACATAGATTTTATCGATGGCTACATCGCTGCGGTGATGGAAAAGCAGGGGATAACGGAGCTTTATTCATTTGATCGGAAGCATATATCCCGCATTCAGGCGATTTCCCGGAAAGAGCCGTAA
- a CDS encoding Clp1/GlmU family protein, translating into MTRTRETICMESTTGPGWEDLLETLRRERGVILLLGATDSGKSTLARFLVAGLTATGLTVALVDTDVGQSALCLPGTVGVKLFRSSADLADYRCEQFSFLGSANPARLVPRLLETTGRLTELARSRAEVVLIDTTGLISGELGRGLKLAKIRVTLPDQIIALQRRDECEPILGQLDELVIRRIHPHPAARTRSKESRSRIRRERLAAYFANATPAEMLLHGDEVELYRLGERVSLRHEQLAAGTVIGLNHGDETLGLGLVMEADREGITFRSPLGSLAGVKRVVFGDVAL; encoded by the coding sequence GTGACCAGGACGCGGGAGACAATCTGCATGGAGAGCACAACCGGCCCCGGCTGGGAGGATTTACTGGAGACGCTGCGCCGGGAGCGGGGGGTAATCCTTCTTTTAGGCGCCACCGACAGCGGTAAATCGACCCTGGCCCGTTTTCTGGTTGCGGGCCTGACGGCAACCGGGCTTACTGTTGCCCTTGTCGACACCGACGTGGGGCAATCGGCCCTCTGTCTGCCGGGTACGGTGGGGGTTAAGCTCTTTCGCTCTTCGGCCGACCTGGCCGATTACCGCTGCGAGCAGTTCTCCTTCCTCGGCTCGGCCAATCCGGCCCGGCTCGTCCCCCGGCTGCTGGAGACGACCGGGCGGCTGACGGAGCTGGCCCGCAGCCGGGCAGAGGTCGTGCTCATCGACACAACCGGCCTGATCAGCGGCGAATTGGGGCGCGGCCTCAAGCTCGCCAAGATCCGCGTGACCTTGCCCGACCAGATCATTGCCCTGCAGCGGCGGGATGAGTGCGAGCCGATCCTCGGACAGCTCGACGAGCTGGTGATCCGCCGCATCCACCCCCATCCGGCAGCCCGGACCAGGAGCAAGGAAAGCCGCAGCCGGATACGCCGGGAGCGGCTGGCCGCCTATTTCGCGAATGCCACACCGGCGGAGATGCTCCTCCACGGGGACGAGGTCGAACTCTACCGGTTGGGGGAGCGGGTGAGCCTGAGGCACGAACAACTGGCCGCCGGCACGGTCATCGGCCTGAACCACGGGGATGAGACCCTTGGGCTCGGCCTGGTCATGGAGGCGGACCGGGAAGGAATCACCTTCCGCTCCCCCCTCGGGTCGCTCGCCGGGGTGAAGCGGGTGGTGTTCGGTGATGTGGCCCTCTAA
- a CDS encoding helix-turn-helix domain-containing protein, which yields MPDYNIGAKIKELRRAIKLTLQDVANETGFSTALLSQIENNNISPPIATLDKIAHFFGVRIGHFFIESEEECPFEVLRCNERTVIPRVVSRDGSNHGYFYESLSVRKKNKRMDPFLLTLNEKVTNTDVYSHNGEEFLFVTKGTAELLLDDQRIVLNEGDSVYFDANLKHRLLSSACDEVKVMVVVMR from the coding sequence ATGCCTGACTACAATATCGGAGCCAAGATCAAAGAGCTCCGTCGTGCGATTAAACTGACTCTGCAGGATGTGGCCAATGAAACGGGGTTTTCTACTGCACTACTTTCCCAGATCGAAAACAACAACATTTCCCCCCCCATCGCCACGCTTGATAAAATTGCCCATTTTTTTGGTGTAAGAATCGGCCATTTTTTCATCGAGTCAGAAGAAGAATGCCCCTTTGAGGTTCTCAGGTGTAACGAGCGCACCGTTATTCCCAGGGTTGTCTCTCGGGACGGCAGCAACCATGGATATTTCTATGAATCCCTGTCTGTCCGCAAGAAGAACAAAAGGATGGATCCGTTCCTCCTTACGCTTAACGAAAAGGTCACAAACACGGATGTCTACAGCCACAACGGGGAAGAGTTCCTCTTCGTCACGAAAGGCACTGCCGAACTATTACTCGATGACCAGCGAATAGTTCTCAACGAAGGAGACAGTGTGTATTTCGATGCCAACCTCAAGCACCGCCTGCTTTCATCAGCGTGCGACGAAGTCAAGGTCATGGTCGTGGTCATGCGGTAG